In Lolium rigidum isolate FL_2022 chromosome 7, APGP_CSIRO_Lrig_0.1, whole genome shotgun sequence, the DNA window gatcaaggattagtttaagacatggaaaagataaggtaagaatagtttctccattttattactacttgatttatagttgaatagTTGTTCATATGATATAGCaaagaataccatattatgatctttgatgagatcaaacaattgatcattgattaaagtgttgttgggtTTGTTTTAataccatttgatctaaccccttagatcaaattatctctacccaaaacaaggttttaacaaatgtCACAttaaggtttatagcgcttgacttgatgagctacttcaattccaccaaggtcaagtgaaacttcagttactgtgactgttttactttaaagcgcgaaaattccccggattttctatgcatgaatgcaatgcacacatctgtttcctctatttttgtaactccaaatactgggatattacagttaacccctcactcgcaccttcgcccggtataagtagggggcggcggggcggatttcctgggccccgtatttcgccgaaacgggccggcccgaatatggggcctgctagacggcccaatccgcgcctgccccgtatcccgctagaattttacggggtgggcgggttataaggagcctgttagacatgctcttaggtcACATGGTTTTAAGCTTTAAATTATAAATAGCAATTTCTCAGTCGCGTGAGAAATTGCAAAACCTCAAAGAAATCACGATAGAATGCACAACATGGTTAATGCAGTAATAATAGGATGCTTGGTGATAATACGATTAAGACGGTTAACCGGTTGTGTACCACATACAGTTTCAAGAGCTCCTTAGTGTAGCAACGTTATCGGAGGGTCCCATCTTGACCGGCGCAAGGTACACTACGTTAAGTGGTTATGGTATACTAACTCTTCTAGCTTGGCTTATGCACTGTGCAATGTCTTGAATGCCAGCAGGGTTTTTGGAAAACAAATTAAGCGAAACAGGGTTTTTGACTGAACATAAGGTTCGAAAACTCCTCCTAAGCCGACACGGCCTAGTTTTTTGTACATTTGTAGCAAAACCaaaaatatatataaatatacGTGGTTGCATGCTACTGTTTTTCGTCAGAAAAACTAAGGCCGAACACAAATTACTCTCATGGCACGTCTTGTACAACAAGATCATCACATCATATGGCTTGGACATCATTTCTTGGTCTTATTAGCCAATTGGCCTTGCGAACGATTGTTTTGTGGTACAAATATTGTTTCTTcgtaaaatgcaaaaaaaaaatcagcatcgAGCTACAGGGGTCTTGACATAGCCGTTCAACACTGCGGAGGAAGGTGTTTGACAAAAAAATGTTCGATTTAGATAAAATATTGGAGGTGGTTTATTGTTAGCTGAACTTTTTTTTGGACTAGATCATTTTTGTCAACACTGCGGAGGAAGGTGGCGGAAACAGGACCAAAATGTTTTATTTACTTAAAATTTGAAGGTGCATTATTTTTAGCTGATCTTTTCAGAAAAGATCTTTTTTTTTGTCAATTCTGATGCTCTGTCGTGAAGCATGGCCACCTGTTTTGGATATTTACTCTCTATAATCCTTTTCATGAGAGGACATGTCCGAGCTCCAAATCCTCACTTGGCTGAACATGGATGACTTTCAGCATACAAAAGTCTTTTGTTTGCATTGCAGGTGGCGACCAATCAAGCAGGGACCATGACCTATCTAATCTCTTTCTATTCCAGATTACCCTCTGGCTCCTGCCACAGTACGTGAAATAGAACGGTCACTCTATCGGCTATGTAAGCCAGTGACTACTCATCTGGCATTGTCAAAATACTTAATGTATGTACGACGTGTCCTCTTCGTCTCTCTGATACGTACGTGTGCTCCATGACACTGCTCGTCTGGCATTGTCAAACCTAGCATAGCTTGACCACTTGACCAGCCATCTAGATGCTCCAAACCCAACATAGCATATTAATACCGGTAGTGATATCTACCATATATATAGTCGATTTTAGGTTAAGACGGAGCAGATGAAATAACACCGTACTCAGGGAGTCATATTATGTGTGACAAGGCTGCCATGCGGCTCATTTTTCTCCGTGTCAATCCGTAATGTGACGAAACATGATGAAACAACACCGTACGAATCATAAAGCAGGAAAAAAATGCATGAAAAAACTTATTAACATCGGTAGTGATATCCAAAACATATGTATAGTTGGTTTTAGGTTAAGACGGAGAACATGAAATAACACCGTATGAATCATATTATGTTTGACACGGCTGCCATGTGACTCATTTTTCTCGGTGACAATCCGCAATGTgacgaaacatgatgaaataacgtTGTACGAATCGTAAAGCATGATCAATGGACGAAACATGCCTATCGAGGGAGCATGCTAGGATCGCCACGTGCACATGCGACCAGCAACCGAAAGATATGAAACAAAGATCGCGCATCGCCACCTACCGCGCCGCATATCGACCTTCTCCGCCCTAACTAATATGGCTATATCTTATTTATTCGCAGAAAATATGGCTATATCTATCTGATATTCATCCATCCATACATCCAGAGGCCAGATGTGGTGGATGCATGCATGCCATATATATCTGTGGTCGTCTGGTCACCCTGTACGTGCTAGCTAATCAAATTAATCATGGAGTACATTGATTTGGCCTCTCTAATAAGCACCTGATCAATGGCGACAATCTCACATGCTGATATGGTGTATCTCGGGAAGGATCGCCTctatctatctatgatctatccaGCCGTCCGTACTGGCTAGAATCCATCTCTTGCAGGCTGTGCCTTCCCCCTGGCCCTGGCCGGAGCAGCGGTATATAAAGCATACGTGCAGGTGCGGCACCTGGGCAGACCATCCATCAGGTGAGACTTGAGAGTGAGGGGTAGGGTAGCTACCAGGAGGCGAGACGGACATGCCGAAGCTTCAGAGGTACAGAGGCGTGAGGCAGAGGCACTGGGGCGCCTGGGTCTCCGAGATCCGCCACCCGCTCATGTACGTCGTCAACGACACTCTTACTCTCTGTGACATATATATAGTTTCTGTACTTGTGTCTCTGTCTGTGCAGTTATCTGTCGTACACAGAGATGACCAATGTTCTGATGTGTTTATGTTTCGATTGCTGTGTAGCAGGAAGGCGAGGGTCTGGCTGGGCACGTTCCAGACGGCGGAGGACGCGGCGCGGGCCTACGACGAGGCTGCGCGGCTCATAAGCGGGCCGGGGGCGCGCACCAACTTCCCCAACAacggcaccggcggcggcagcatcTCACCGAGCCTGCGCGCCAAGCTGGAGAAATGCTTCATGTcgacgtcgccggcgccggcggtgcAGGACGAGGCCGGGGCGGCAAGGAACGGATACGGCGCTGGCCGACGTAACAACGAGGACGTCCGCGGCGCCAGCAGCTTCGccgccgacgaggacgaggactacATCGAGGAGATGATCAGGGAGATGACCCACTACGGCTCCGTGGAGATCGTCCCCTCctccgcctgctccagctccatgCTCTAGGTAGCTAGCCAGTAGCCAACCATTTAGCTTGtctttgtcgtcgtcgtcgtcgtcgtggtcatCCATTGTCTCTCGAGTTGTTTTGTTATTGTTAGGCTAGGCGTCTCGTTCCGTTATAGTATCCTCCATGGACGATCAGCCGTCGGCAGTGGCATTGTTGCACCGACCGGCCCAGCCGGGGACCCCTTCTCCTGGGATCGCGCTGTGTGCTCATAACGGGGAAGGGGACCGGGGATCTTTCAGGATAAGGGGTCTCGATTTGGGTCATGATGTGAGAACTCTGTCGCGCTCTGTCGCGTAGCAGCGTGCTTGCTTGGCGTCTGGCCATACTATCTTTTTCTTTCGTGAGAAATATCTTTGCTCTGCAAACTATATATACTGTGCAAGATATTCAGGTACGAGCAGTGTGCTAGCTATAGATTGATGTGACGCGTGGCTACTATGCATCCTCATGTTCGAATCCACTGAATCGTCCTCGCTCTTCCATCTTGAGATGTACTCCAGATATATAGATTCAGTAGCTCTAATAATACTATATCGCGGTACGTCACCAACGAAAGGACAGTAGGGATGTATCAGTCACTCCATGGATAAGTGACATCTGCAGAAGAGTTTGACCCATACGAGTCGACCGCCACAGAACAAAGCAGCCACACGAGAGCCATCCCGTATGAACATGGTATGCGTCATCAGATAGAAATGAACTGACGCAAGACCAATATAGAATGTTTTACAAGATACGAGCAATAATAAGAACACATACATAACAGTTGGTAGGAATGCTTGTGTGATAAATGCAAGCATAATACAATCAAGTAATAATCAAACAGTTGTTCTTCCGTCCTCACAAACTACCCATaatacaaatcacacttggatgaAACGGAAAGGAAAATCAGCTACTGATCCTAGTAAATCACAACAACTAGACTGTGATAGGTGGTCAGCCAGTGTGAAGCCTACAATAATAATACAATAGTACAACATTGATACAAGCGTGGGTGCACGTTATGTGAGACACATCAATGGGGCACTAGCTCTAGTTAACCTAGGTATCATACCGCCCTTTGGGCCACTAATATTAGTACTGGGCAATATGGCACACGCCAGGTGCCTCTGCTCTCGTCTTACACTAGGCCCTCCGAGCAGCCCTTTTCCGGCCTCGCCGGAGAGGTTTTGGGGTAACCTTCACTGGCTCCTCCGAATGGTTTTCAGTGCCATTTTCAACCGAATTACCATCCACAGGTTTCTCTGAATCCTTTATTGTGCCGTTTTTATCAACACAATTACCATCTGCAGCAGCATCAGTTGTGGAGTTGATAAGCTCGTTAATATCAGGAAGCACCGCACTGCTTGAGTTGGTGCAGCCAGGATTATCATTGCGCGAGGATTCTACCCCTGAGTTGCCATCTGACCGATCCAGAAGACTGCACCACAAAGAGCCAGTTAATGGTGCACGTCAAAATAAAAACTACAACAAATAGTAACAGACTATAAAAAGATTAGTACATATCACATTACCCGTTAGCAGAAGTTCTATTGGTCGACCCACTTAAACTGGTCTGCACTTTTTTCTTTAGGGCACGTAAACTGATCTCGGTCTGGAGGGCTGCATCTTTCGGTCTTGATTCTGGAATAATTCCACAATCGTAAGCCATCATAAGCATGCATAGTAGCTATTTCAGACAATAATCGTGAAAACACGATCAAAACTATATGGTATATTCTGCTCTAGCTCTACACCTCCAACCATTTTGGACAAGACAATTCAACAAACATTCTACTCCCTCCGGCCAAAATTAAGTGACGCAGCTCTTGTACTAGACATAGTATATGGCTGCACCAGTTAATTTGGGGCGGAGGGACAATAAGAAGCactgaaaaactagtacgatGATACCGGAAGTAATTTGATACTGACAATAAAACAAAGTATCATGATTATTGACCAATGTTTGGAATACCAGCAGTCAcatgtttgcctacatgatgactaAAAGCGGCACTGCAAAATTAGTAATCTAGTATCATGATACTGAAAGTACTTTGACCATAGATGATCAAAGGACAACTCCAGCAAAATACTGACAATAAAACTAGTATCATGATTATTGACCAGTGTTTAGAATACCAACAGTCATATGCTTTTCTACATGATGACTAAAAGCGGTCATCAGCTAGGCTAGAAGATGTTATCGCTCTAAGGCAAGTTCACGTCCAGACAAAATCAATCTGATTTGGTCTAAACCTGCCCTCAAACTCTTAATTAAGTCCAATTTTGGTCCCTGGTAGCGGTTTAACGATGGTTGGCCGGCTTTttactctctctttttttttgccaCCGTGGACAGATTTGGACAGGTTTACTCCACGTGGGACCATCTCACCTTGAGACCAGTTATGCAATTAGCATTATGAACGTTCGCCGACGagatcatgatcattatcattatccaTTTGGCGTAGTAACCCTAACTCTTCCTCAACACCTAGCGGCAGTGTCTGATACTACGAGGGCGGATAAGCCGAGCGAGAAAGGCAGAATCGGCAGACATGCGAGGGCTTTTACGTCAGGAGAAAAGGCGGAGGCGGCTGAAGTGGCGAGGATGGCTGCACCAAGCGAGAAAGGCGGAGGCACCACACATGTGTGTTAGGCAAGGTGATTTCTTCTATTTGTTGAGTGAAGACAAATGATCCCACGTAGATTAAAACGGGCCATTTTGTCCATGATGGAAAAAAAGGGAGTCAAAAACCGGTCAACCATCATTAAACCGCTATCAAGGAACAAGAGTGGACTTAATTAAGAGTTTAAGGGCAGATTTAGACCAAAACAGAGTTGAGGGACCAAAATTAGACTTTTGTAACACTTGAGGGACCAAAAGTGCACTTAACCCATGGAAAAAATGCATATGCACGCAACTAAATGCAAGATTTATGTGAGCAAGGGATATCTCTACAAACCTGAGGTTGAGTTCATATGCGATTCTTCGTgaatttctggtactgcggggacAGAATTAACATCTCCACTGCGGTCAGCACCGTCTTTCGCGGAACTGTGACAGTTCAACATGGTTAAAACATAAAGCAGCATTTCTTGAATACCACAAATCTGTGATAATAAGTGTGTCTAACTGACCTTGTGAAAGCCATATGGTTCCCTTGTGGTACCTCATCTACACCAAACATGCCATTCAAAGAAGACATTAGACCATGATATTCACAAAATTGGGGGATTATGACAATTCAAACATGGTTAGCAAACTAAACAGAAAGtctcaattttttaaaaaaaaatagcaaAGGGAAAATAATTTACCAGGATGAACTTCGGATGCAGGGTGGCATTCTTGGACAAGATTACTGTCCTTTCGTGCAGGGTCCACAGGGTCAACACCACCCTTAAGATTCAAACAAGTAACTCATAAACACAATTTGTTATTTATATTTTGCGAAAGGTACTGTACAACAATGATTTGGAAGATCATGTTTATAAACAAATAAACATCTAAACTTTACGGTGTCTCCAAATAACTGTGATGAAAATTGTTGTAACTTTTCTgattttagtactccctccgattcatattaattgactcaactttgtgttagatacagatgtatctagtcaacaaacgtgccgtatctagacaaagttgagtcaattcatTTGAATCGGAGGAGAGGGGGGGAGTATGAAATTCCAATGGCTATGTGACAACTGACAAGAAAATACAGCGAGGTCGAGACATGTTAAACTGATCCCAGATGTACAAAAACTGAAACACTATCATACAGGCAGAATCATGACTCACATCGTTCCCATCTTTAGTTGGTGCAACAGGTAAAGAGCACTCATTGGCTGGTTCTGCTGCAACGGCTTTATCAGAACCTGATTGCATGTCATAAATTAGTCGTTTACAGTCAATTAGTGCAAACTCCTGAATGTCGAAGTATGCAACCTGATTGATTTGGTGCCATAAAAAAGCTCATGTGTGTAAAGAAGTATTCACCTTTACAACTCTGTACAGGTCTAATTTCCTCACGAGTACCCGGCGAGAACAAAGACAAATCATTGTCAAACAAACTGGAAGTAGAACCATGGAGCCTGGATTTAGAAGATTCTAAAATAGTTTCAGAAGACTTCATGCGATCTCTTCGCAATTCTTCCAAGTTTTCCCTGAAGTTGGTGCTGGAAAAGAAGTCTTCTTCGGTGTTGAACTTCACAGAATAAAATACTTATAAGTGAAAACGCAAGTATAGCTGAGACATTACTATACAAACCAGGCAAAATAATTCAATAataggaagaaaaaaaaacacatcAATGTGCAACTGACAAAATTCCATGCTAACATCAATTATTTCATCAAATACAGTCACTTTGTTCTATTTCAAAATTAATCTTTTATCAAATCCAGTTACTATTGATACCTAcagtacatagcatatgaagcaacttGTTTACAGAGATTGGCAGTTATTTAGTGAAATACGATCTAGAGCAGTTAAGACTATAGAATatcaatcagcacaaacagtatagCAGCAATTACAGAGTTCATACTCGTATA includes these proteins:
- the LOC124670294 gene encoding uncharacterized protein LOC124670294 isoform X2, whose product is MASLFGARRRRSPEDDGEDSDGSGSGPGRAKRRRLDPEGASPGWLSTFVSGAKKVISTVLFSSSEEQVSEDEEEEEEDSSEPSQDGNEDTHNSNGAVAPYSESKLAIEQMVMKESFSRDECDKMVKLLQSRVIDSTFPETYENGTPNEIPRRKSGAGHDFTGAWRSLNHNRDFPASGPFSSIGPGYFSPGSLQASPELCNAAVMEAKKWLEEKRQGLGTMAENHGPCTLNTEMFNSPVEDDKGSPVDVAKSYMQSLPPWQSPLLGSRKFKTPPSGGVHINVYERKSKLSSPAKFNTEEDFFSSTNFRENLEELRRDRMKSSETILESSKSRLHGSTSSLFDNDLSLFSPGTREEIRPVQSCKGSDKAVAAEPANECSLPVAPTKDGNDGGVDPVDPARKDSNLVQECHPASEVHPDEVPQGNHMAFTSSAKDGADRSGDVNSVPAVPEIHEESHMNSTSESRPKDAALQTEISLRALKKKVQTSLSGSTNRTSANGLLDRSDGNSGVESSRNDNPGCTNSSSAVLPDINELINSTTDAAADGNCVDKNGTIKDSEKPVDGNSVENGTENHSEEPVKVTPKPLRRGRKRAARRA
- the LOC124670294 gene encoding uncharacterized protein LOC124670294 isoform X1: MASLFGARRRRSPEDDGEDSDGSGSGPGRAKRRRLDPEGASPGWLSTFVSGAKKVISTVLFSSSEEQVSEDEEEEEEDSSEPSQDGNEDTHNSNGAVAPYSESKLAIEQMVMKESFSRDECDKMVKLLQSRVIDSTFPETYENGTPNEIPRRKSGAGHDFTGAWRSLNHNRDFPASGPFSSIGPGYFSPGSLQASPELCNAAVMEAKKWLEEKRQGLGTMAENHGPCTLNTEMFNSVSPNPVEDDKGSPVDVAKSYMQSLPPWQSPLLGSRKFKTPPSGGVHINVYERKSKLSSPAKFNTEEDFFSSTNFRENLEELRRDRMKSSETILESSKSRLHGSTSSLFDNDLSLFSPGTREEIRPVQSCKGSDKAVAAEPANECSLPVAPTKDGNDGGVDPVDPARKDSNLVQECHPASEVHPDEVPQGNHMAFTSSAKDGADRSGDVNSVPAVPEIHEESHMNSTSESRPKDAALQTEISLRALKKKVQTSLSGSTNRTSANGLLDRSDGNSGVESSRNDNPGCTNSSSAVLPDINELINSTTDAAADGNCVDKNGTIKDSEKPVDGNSVENGTENHSEEPVKVTPKPLRRGRKRAARRA